Proteins encoded within one genomic window of Gloeobacter kilaueensis JS1:
- a CDS encoding DUF2808 domain-containing protein: MFSSKQLRPPWRVGLAAGALGILLGAASPAWSVQLASGKTYFLNVPKLLNTTAYNRVINFQSNFVFTIAVPANAGEPLKRVEIDLGDYGTDMYLDLNRSLVVQADQPDQRYAIEKMSRDPDPRKPVVSLSLAEPVPPGNTVRLELFVAVGPRIGGTHLFGVTAYPPGENAHGQFLGFGRTRIDDN, translated from the coding sequence ATGTTCAGTTCAAAGCAGCTCCGCCCGCCCTGGCGCGTGGGGCTGGCTGCCGGTGCGCTCGGCATATTGCTGGGCGCGGCCAGCCCTGCCTGGTCGGTTCAGCTTGCCAGCGGAAAGACCTATTTTCTGAATGTGCCCAAGTTGCTCAACACCACGGCTTATAACCGGGTGATCAACTTTCAGTCCAACTTTGTCTTCACGATCGCTGTGCCTGCCAACGCCGGCGAGCCGCTCAAGCGGGTCGAGATCGACCTGGGCGATTACGGTACGGACATGTACCTGGATCTGAATCGCTCGCTGGTGGTTCAGGCCGATCAGCCCGATCAGCGCTACGCGATCGAGAAGATGAGCCGCGACCCCGATCCGCGCAAGCCGGTGGTCTCGCTGTCGCTGGCTGAGCCGGTACCTCCCGGCAACACCGTGCGCCTGGAGTTATTTGTCGCTGTCGGGCCGCGTATCGGCGGCACCCACTTGTTCGGGGTGACAGCCTATCCGCCTGGAGAGAACGCCCACGGCCAGTTTCTTGGTTTTGGGCGCACCCGGATCGACGACAACTGA
- a CDS encoding TolC family protein, with amino-acid sequence MAYHRAIPIAAVLSCLALQPVWAQPETPQPLQLEEVLTRVERYHPKLLGTNLERRIASAKRLEKQGAFDPAFTAASEYLEYNSTSSRGRFASAFQNTLSFEFPTRTGIKYAVGARYNIGNVKSPLSSTGDTGEYFVAFSVPLLRGLGLNEKVVAERQAELGEPLSAAQLVQTRQQLKLKAASSYWDWVAAGRKLLVARQLLALAQQRAEAVGNRIGSGDLPSIDAVEANQEVQLRRGDLVKAERDAQKEAFKLSLYLWQADGNPPQPPDISRLPVTLAEPVALPEGMIDTAQQQAIERRPELQQLQLLRESARLDLALAENQRLPGIDLYLSPGIDTGTNSVGATFKFGVAVSLPLAQRTADGLIAQAQLKMQKIDLDSLDERQRILTDVADSAAAIDAAYERYRNAEQEVQLAIQLEQGERDRFALGDSTLFLVNQRERAAASARTRQIDAQADYERALATFRAATGQF; translated from the coding sequence ATGGCTTACCACCGCGCCATTCCCATCGCGGCTGTACTGAGCTGTCTGGCACTCCAGCCGGTTTGGGCCCAGCCGGAAACGCCCCAACCGCTCCAGCTCGAAGAAGTGCTCACCCGCGTCGAGCGGTACCATCCGAAGCTGCTCGGCACAAACCTCGAGCGGCGCATCGCTTCGGCCAAACGGCTCGAAAAGCAGGGAGCCTTCGACCCGGCCTTCACCGCCGCCAGCGAATATCTCGAATACAACAGCACCTCCAGCCGGGGCAGATTCGCCAGCGCGTTTCAAAACACCCTCAGCTTCGAATTTCCGACCCGCACCGGCATCAAGTACGCGGTCGGAGCGCGCTACAACATCGGCAACGTCAAGTCGCCCCTCTCCTCGACCGGCGACACCGGCGAATACTTCGTCGCCTTCTCGGTGCCGCTGTTGCGCGGCCTCGGCCTCAACGAAAAGGTCGTCGCCGAAAGGCAGGCCGAACTGGGCGAACCGCTCAGCGCTGCCCAGCTGGTGCAGACTCGCCAGCAGCTCAAGCTCAAGGCGGCCAGCAGCTACTGGGACTGGGTAGCAGCCGGGCGCAAGCTGCTGGTGGCCCGCCAGTTGCTCGCCCTCGCCCAACAGCGCGCCGAAGCGGTGGGCAACCGCATTGGTTCAGGCGATCTGCCTTCTATCGACGCCGTCGAAGCCAATCAAGAAGTGCAGTTGCGCCGGGGCGACCTGGTCAAAGCCGAGCGCGACGCCCAAAAAGAAGCGTTCAAACTCTCGCTCTATCTGTGGCAGGCGGACGGCAACCCGCCCCAGCCACCGGACATCTCCCGGCTGCCTGTCACTCTCGCAGAGCCGGTGGCTCTACCGGAAGGGATGATCGACACTGCCCAGCAGCAGGCGATTGAGCGACGTCCCGAATTGCAGCAGCTGCAGCTATTGCGCGAGAGCGCCCGGTTGGATCTGGCCCTCGCCGAAAACCAGCGCCTGCCGGGCATCGACCTCTACCTCAGCCCCGGCATCGACACCGGCACCAACTCGGTCGGAGCCACCTTCAAATTTGGGGTGGCGGTGAGCTTGCCCCTCGCCCAGCGCACCGCCGACGGTCTGATCGCCCAGGCACAGCTCAAGATGCAGAAGATCGACCTCGACTCGCTCGACGAGCGCCAGCGCATCCTCACCGACGTCGCCGACTCGGCGGCGGCTATCGACGCTGCCTACGAGCGCTACCGCAACGCCGAGCAGGAAGTACAGCTCGCTATCCAGCTGGAGCAGGGCGAGCGCGACCGCTTTGCCCTGGGCGACAGTACCCTGTTTTTGGTCAACCAGCGCGAGCGGGCCGCCGCTAGCGCCCGCACCCGGCAGATCGACGCCCAGGCCGATTACGAGCGGGCGCTGGCCACTTTTCGGGCGGCGACGGGGCAGTTTTGA
- a CDS encoding HlyD family secretion protein, with the protein MTGLLPERYKSPPQLRSLGQLVSPAPLFVLATVLILLVVMVGLGLGLIPWQQSVAGKGKVMVLSPMQRPQGVEAQIPGRLVRWHVREGQAVKANTVLAELSDLDAKFLDSDQLTRLQQQRLTLVRKRDAARGRIAELAGQIGAIEQSRSVAIPTAGEKARQSVDRQRSAREALAAAAASYTTAELNRKRLQELNAKGLRSRRDLELAELDFERARTERERAQAALDAARRDVSIGRLDQQKVVFDTAASLASTRASLASARESLATIEGDILKLEVDIANLRGRNLQRIVRAPSAGVVVRLLKVGPGETVKAGDVLAIVAPETNDRAVELYLSDNDAPLVAPGRQVRLQFAGWPAVQFVGWPSVAVGTFAGRVAVIDAIDDGSSRYRVIVVPDPQAVRERGEQPWPGAQYLRPGTEATGWIMLDTVSLGFELWRQFNAFPPTIQAQPVKTKTKS; encoded by the coding sequence ATGACCGGACTGCTGCCCGAACGCTACAAATCGCCTCCCCAGCTGCGCTCCCTGGGCCAACTGGTCTCGCCCGCACCTCTATTTGTCCTTGCCACCGTGCTCATTCTGCTCGTCGTAATGGTGGGTCTGGGCCTGGGGCTCATTCCCTGGCAGCAGTCGGTGGCGGGCAAGGGCAAGGTGATGGTCCTCTCGCCCATGCAGCGGCCCCAGGGAGTCGAGGCCCAGATTCCCGGCAGGCTGGTGCGCTGGCACGTCCGGGAGGGACAGGCAGTAAAAGCCAACACAGTTCTAGCTGAGCTGAGCGACCTCGATGCCAAGTTTCTCGATAGCGACCAGCTCACCCGCCTCCAGCAGCAGCGGCTGACTCTCGTGCGCAAGCGCGACGCCGCCCGGGGACGCATCGCGGAGCTGGCTGGTCAGATAGGCGCGATCGAGCAGTCGCGCAGCGTCGCCATTCCTACAGCCGGTGAGAAGGCCCGCCAGAGTGTAGACCGCCAGCGCTCCGCCCGCGAGGCACTCGCCGCCGCTGCTGCCAGCTACACCACCGCCGAACTCAACCGCAAGCGCCTGCAGGAACTGAACGCCAAAGGGCTGCGTTCCCGGCGCGATCTAGAGCTGGCAGAACTCGATTTTGAGCGCGCCCGCACCGAGCGCGAGCGGGCCCAGGCTGCCCTCGACGCAGCCCGGCGCGACGTATCGATTGGCAGGCTCGACCAGCAAAAAGTCGTCTTTGACACCGCTGCTTCCCTCGCCAGCACCCGCGCTTCCCTCGCCAGTGCCCGCGAGAGTCTGGCCACGATCGAGGGCGACATCCTCAAGCTCGAAGTCGATATCGCCAACCTGCGCGGTCGCAACCTGCAGCGCATCGTGCGCGCCCCCAGTGCCGGTGTGGTCGTGCGGTTGCTCAAAGTCGGCCCCGGCGAGACGGTCAAGGCAGGAGACGTGCTCGCCATCGTCGCTCCGGAGACGAACGACCGGGCAGTGGAGCTGTATCTTTCTGACAACGACGCGCCCCTGGTCGCCCCAGGGCGGCAGGTCCGGCTGCAGTTTGCCGGCTGGCCCGCCGTTCAGTTCGTCGGCTGGCCCTCCGTCGCCGTCGGTACTTTTGCGGGCCGGGTGGCGGTGATCGACGCCATCGACGACGGCAGCAGCCGCTACCGGGTGATCGTCGTGCCTGACCCGCAGGCGGTGCGCGAGCGGGGCGAGCAGCCCTGGCCCGGTGCCCAGTACCTGCGCCCCGGCACCGAGGCGACCGGCTGGATCATGCTCGATACCGTCTCCTTGGGTTTTGAGCTGTGGCGGCAATTTAATGCCTTTCCGCCCACCATCCAGGCCCAGCCCGTCAAGACCAAGACCAAGAGCTAG
- a CDS encoding peptidase domain-containing ABC transporter → MFLEKVVPLMRPAHDAADLLSDFWRSEQPGNPGPYGRLLRLLRQDWRDLVAIGAYTLIVGVLSLAVPLAASAVVNTIATGVLLQPLVVLTLIVLGCLTFAGLLQLLQMVIAERLQQRIFARIALRLAARLPFVRQAALENRYGPQLVNRFFDVVTAQKTLAKLLLTVPAAALSILVGLLLLAVYSPYLLAFNLAFILFVGFVWLGLGVGGLESSLKESSGKYRVAEWLEELGRCQTGFKVSGVSGFALERADALVLDYIQARRSHFRVLFRQAVGSYLFRAVANAGILAIGGWLVIGGQLTLGQLVAAELVVLTVLSAQEKLIRSLEDLYDLLTSLEKLAQATDLPIERRGGRSMLHRPGEGASVHCRNLRFGYRQGMAVLDQLHLSLKPGERVSLVGTSGAGKSTLSGLLWGLRQPDQGTVSINSVEVRDADLDDLRRVVGLVGDTDDEIFEGSIEQNIVLGRSFIRYEDVVWALEVSQLSDELAKLPEGLRTQLVSGGRNLSRGQAQRLLIARALVARPQLLILDEAFTGIDECDKLAILDHIYSRSHGWTLLNISHDPEVVTRSEIVHVLADGRIVESGSPVELSRRSTSRFAALFPNLAISL, encoded by the coding sequence ATGTTCCTGGAAAAGGTGGTGCCCTTGATGAGACCAGCTCACGACGCTGCAGATCTGCTCAGCGACTTCTGGCGCTCGGAGCAGCCGGGCAATCCTGGTCCCTACGGGCGGCTTTTGAGGCTATTGCGCCAGGACTGGCGGGATCTGGTGGCGATCGGCGCTTATACGCTGATTGTCGGCGTGCTCTCGCTGGCGGTGCCGCTGGCCGCTTCGGCGGTGGTCAACACGATCGCCACCGGCGTGCTGTTGCAGCCACTGGTGGTCCTGACGCTCATCGTCCTGGGCTGCCTCACCTTTGCCGGGCTATTGCAGTTGTTGCAGATGGTGATTGCCGAGCGGCTGCAGCAGCGGATCTTTGCCCGCATCGCCCTCAGGCTGGCAGCGCGTTTGCCTTTTGTGCGTCAGGCGGCGCTCGAAAATCGCTACGGACCGCAGCTGGTCAACCGCTTCTTCGATGTGGTCACCGCTCAGAAGACGCTTGCCAAGCTCCTGCTCACCGTCCCGGCAGCAGCGCTCTCGATTCTGGTGGGGCTATTGCTGCTGGCGGTCTACAGCCCCTATCTGCTCGCCTTCAACCTCGCGTTTATTCTTTTTGTCGGCTTTGTCTGGTTGGGCCTGGGGGTAGGCGGACTCGAATCGAGCCTCAAGGAATCCTCGGGCAAGTACCGGGTGGCGGAGTGGCTGGAGGAGCTGGGGCGCTGCCAGACCGGCTTCAAGGTGAGTGGGGTCTCCGGTTTTGCCCTCGAACGCGCCGACGCGCTGGTGCTCGATTATATCCAGGCGCGCCGCAGCCACTTTCGGGTGCTCTTCCGCCAGGCGGTGGGCAGTTACCTGTTTCGGGCGGTGGCCAACGCCGGTATTCTCGCCATCGGCGGCTGGCTTGTGATCGGTGGCCAGCTGACGCTGGGCCAGCTGGTGGCGGCGGAACTGGTGGTGCTCACGGTGCTCTCCGCCCAGGAGAAGCTCATCCGCTCGCTCGAAGATCTCTACGATCTGCTCACCAGCCTCGAAAAGCTTGCCCAGGCCACCGATTTGCCCATCGAGCGGCGGGGGGGCCGCTCGATGCTGCACCGGCCAGGCGAGGGAGCGAGCGTCCACTGCCGCAACCTGCGCTTCGGCTACCGCCAGGGCATGGCGGTGCTCGACCAGCTCCACTTGAGCTTGAAACCCGGCGAGCGCGTCAGCCTCGTCGGCACCAGCGGGGCCGGCAAATCGACCCTGAGTGGGCTTTTGTGGGGGTTGCGCCAGCCGGACCAGGGCACTGTGAGCATCAATAGCGTCGAAGTGCGCGACGCCGACCTCGACGATCTGCGCCGGGTCGTGGGTCTGGTGGGCGACACCGACGATGAAATTTTTGAAGGCAGCATCGAGCAGAATATCGTGCTCGGGCGCTCTTTTATCCGCTACGAGGATGTCGTCTGGGCACTGGAAGTTTCGCAGTTGAGCGACGAACTTGCTAAGTTGCCGGAGGGTCTGCGCACCCAGCTCGTCAGCGGCGGGCGCAACCTCTCGCGCGGCCAGGCCCAGCGGCTGCTCATCGCCCGCGCCCTGGTGGCCCGCCCGCAGCTGTTGATCCTCGACGAAGCCTTTACCGGCATCGACGAGTGCGACAAGCTCGCCATCCTCGATCACATCTACAGCCGCTCCCACGGCTGGACGCTGCTCAACATCTCCCACGACCCGGAGGTGGTCACCCGCTCCGAGATCGTGCACGTGCTCGCCGATGGCCGGATCGTCGAATCCGGCAGCCCAGTTGAACTGAGCCGCCGCTCCACGAGCCGCTTTGCCGCCTTGTTCCCCAATCTGGCTATTTCTCTATGA
- a CDS encoding response regulator transcription factor: MNRILIAEDETRIADFLEKGLRASGFTTTVVQNGQEAVHLASGEHFDLMILDLGLPGKDGLAVLEELRGRGERLPVIILTARDDVSDKVAGFESGADDYVTKPFRFEELLARVRARLRPPTPGWQNEQFSLNSGDISLDLRTRRVTVSGRTVELSAREFTLAETFLRHPGQVMSREHLLSRVWGYDYDPGSNIVDVYVGYLRRKLSTDRIETVRGMGYRLRQARM; this comes from the coding sequence GTGAATCGCATTTTGATTGCCGAGGATGAGACGCGCATTGCCGACTTTTTAGAAAAGGGCCTGCGCGCCAGCGGTTTTACCACCACCGTTGTCCAGAATGGCCAGGAGGCCGTCCATCTGGCCTCAGGCGAACACTTCGACTTGATGATTCTCGATCTCGGCTTGCCGGGCAAGGACGGTCTGGCGGTGCTCGAGGAGCTGCGCGGGCGCGGCGAAAGGCTGCCGGTGATTATCCTCACCGCCCGCGACGATGTGAGCGATAAAGTTGCAGGTTTCGAGTCCGGGGCAGACGATTACGTGACCAAGCCCTTTCGCTTCGAGGAGTTGCTCGCCCGCGTGCGCGCCCGGCTGCGTCCGCCCACCCCTGGCTGGCAGAACGAGCAATTTAGCCTGAATTCCGGCGATATCAGCCTCGATCTGCGCACCCGCAGGGTGACGGTGAGTGGCCGCACCGTCGAGCTGTCGGCGCGCGAATTTACCCTGGCGGAGACCTTCCTGCGCCATCCGGGCCAGGTGATGAGCCGCGAACACCTGCTCAGCCGCGTCTGGGGCTACGACTACGACCCCGGCTCCAACATCGTCGATGTCTACGTCGGTTACCTGCGCCGCAAACTCAGTACCGACCGCATCGAAACCGTGCGCGGCATGGGCTATCGCCTGCGCCAGGCACGCATGTGA
- a CDS encoding sensor histidine kinase, whose protein sequence is MGVQRDLRSGKSFWLMIRSFCQKLLTGVRTRILAWYVVLIALCGLISILAVREILFLQLQERLEQSLEREAAQMQLLAKNRSRNQSAAQVFDRYFERYIAHDNEFTLAFIGGRLYRTMPEAFPGSLRASGALVDYWGRLQLQEEGTRSSSMGEKFLYISVPLQFEGRLQGTLVVAYCISCERQEVERSVQLVAQVFLAVMVLASTLAWITAGRVLAPLRLLAETAHSISETDLTQRLAIDDPGELGELALTFNQMLDRLENAFASQRQFISDAGHELRTPITIIRGHLELMGDDPAERAETMALVQDELDRINRFVEDLLLLAKAERPDFLFLELVDIGDLTDELLAKARALAPRRWCIEAQGSGQVVADRQRLTQAVMNLAQNAVKQTRPGDRIAIGTALRGRWVHVWVSDSGPGIAPEDHQRIFERFERGSASHYEGSGLGLAIVRAIAAAHGGSVQLESEVGKGATFIVIVPLDPPGQITDDLQPLRH, encoded by the coding sequence GTGGGCGTGCAGCGAGATCTGCGTTCTGGCAAGAGTTTCTGGCTGATGATTAGAAGTTTCTGTCAGAAACTGCTGACGGGTGTGCGCACGCGCATTCTGGCCTGGTATGTAGTTCTGATCGCCCTGTGCGGTCTGATATCGATCCTGGCGGTGCGCGAAATTTTATTTTTGCAGCTGCAGGAACGGCTGGAGCAGTCGCTGGAGCGGGAGGCCGCCCAGATGCAGCTGCTGGCCAAAAACCGGAGCCGCAATCAGTCTGCTGCCCAGGTATTTGATCGCTACTTTGAGCGCTATATTGCCCACGACAACGAATTTACCCTCGCCTTTATCGGCGGACGGCTTTACCGGACGATGCCCGAGGCGTTTCCCGGTTCGCTGCGCGCCAGTGGAGCGCTGGTGGATTACTGGGGACGGCTGCAGCTCCAGGAAGAGGGAACGCGCAGCAGTTCGATGGGCGAAAAATTTCTCTATATCTCCGTGCCGCTACAGTTCGAGGGCCGCCTGCAGGGCACGCTGGTCGTCGCCTACTGCATCTCCTGCGAGCGCCAGGAAGTCGAAAGGTCTGTCCAGCTCGTCGCCCAGGTGTTTCTGGCGGTGATGGTCCTTGCTTCTACCCTCGCCTGGATTACCGCCGGTCGGGTGCTCGCCCCCCTCAGGCTCCTGGCGGAGACGGCCCACAGCATCAGCGAGACGGACCTGACACAGCGCCTTGCCATCGACGATCCCGGCGAACTCGGGGAGCTGGCCCTTACGTTTAACCAGATGCTCGACCGGCTCGAAAACGCCTTTGCCAGCCAGCGGCAGTTCATCAGCGACGCTGGCCACGAGTTGCGCACGCCGATTACGATCATCCGGGGCCACCTTGAGTTGATGGGCGACGACCCGGCGGAGCGGGCCGAGACGATGGCCCTGGTGCAGGACGAACTCGACCGGATCAATCGCTTCGTCGAGGATCTGTTGTTGCTGGCTAAGGCGGAGCGGCCCGATTTTTTGTTTCTCGAACTCGTCGATATCGGCGATCTGACCGACGAGCTGTTGGCCAAAGCGCGGGCACTGGCACCGCGCCGCTGGTGCATCGAGGCGCAGGGCAGCGGCCAGGTCGTCGCCGACCGCCAGCGGTTGACCCAGGCCGTGATGAACCTGGCCCAGAACGCCGTCAAGCAGACGCGCCCCGGCGATCGCATCGCGATCGGTACGGCGCTGCGGGGTCGATGGGTACATGTGTGGGTGAGTGACAGTGGACCGGGCATCGCACCGGAGGACCACCAGCGCATCTTCGAGCGCTTCGAGCGCGGCAGTGCCAGCCACTACGAGGGCAGCGGCCTCGGCCTTGCGATCGTGCGCGCCATCGCTGCTGCCCACGGCGGCAGCGTGCAACTCGAAAGCGAGGTGGGCAAAGGAGCGACCTTCATCGTGATCGTGCCGCTCGATCCGCCGGGGCAGATTACCGACGATCTGCAGCCCCTCAGACACTAA
- the priA gene encoding primosomal protein N', which yields METPLLKEALHRSCWVQVLVDAPVRERTYTYRLAADMAAAEGDIVCVPFGGQSVGGIVVGCLEELPAGLDAQRLKTVEAVLGSGFFPATLWPLLVRVAEYYLTPLSRVIEAALPPGILSRARRRLRLVRPVSPMAEWGLSTGAKAALQFLEAQKSSDLSWRFCVQQLPEGQQALKELLARGLIESYFAAGERVRPRTRQYVALTGGPSGLTPRQREVIHCLRRLGGEASVEQLVEAAHTTRSLIQNLDRLGHLRLFERQVFRSAHHAVPADAPKILTPPQQWVLEKLNTAPPGPVLLEGVTGSGKTEVYLQAIAPVLARGESALVLVPEIGLTPQLGDRFRARFGEQVQIYHSALSEGERFDGWRRMLTGEPQVVVGTRSAIFAPLPRLGLIVLDEEHDGSYKQDRPAPCYHARTVALWRAELCGCPLLLGSATPDLASFRAAAEGQYLHLQMNERVAQRPLPAVEVVDMREELDRGNLTPFSRTLQQALQQMHAAGRQGILFINRRGYSTFVLCRSCGETLRCPNCAVSLTYHRLESGEHLRCHYCNYGRPQPRHCPHCRSPNLRYFGAGTQRIAAQLAEQFPALRVLRFDRDTTARKDGHRAIIEQFARQQADILVGTQMLTKGLDLPQVTLVGILAADGLLNQPDFRAGERAFQLLTQVAGRAGRGEEPGRVILQTYAPEHPVVQAASGHDYRRFATSELTERRALGYPPYEQLICLQITGSEQQWVIAAAEALATMLEGDGAFEGQLLGPAPCTVERVANRYRWQLLIKNTAAAAGRARLQDLLALYATPPGIGVSVDVDPLRLL from the coding sequence ATGGAGACTCCCCTGCTCAAAGAAGCCCTGCACCGCTCGTGCTGGGTACAGGTGCTCGTCGATGCGCCGGTGCGCGAGCGCACCTACACCTACAGGCTGGCAGCGGACATGGCTGCCGCCGAGGGCGATATCGTCTGCGTGCCCTTCGGCGGTCAGTCGGTGGGCGGGATTGTCGTCGGTTGCCTCGAAGAGTTGCCCGCCGGATTGGACGCTCAGCGGCTCAAGACCGTCGAGGCGGTGCTGGGATCTGGGTTCTTTCCGGCCACGCTCTGGCCCTTGCTGGTGCGGGTGGCGGAGTACTACCTCACGCCCCTGAGCCGGGTAATCGAGGCGGCCCTGCCGCCGGGGATCTTGAGTCGGGCGCGCCGCCGGTTGCGCTTGGTTCGTCCAGTCAGCCCGATGGCGGAGTGGGGCCTGAGCACCGGGGCAAAAGCGGCGCTTCAGTTTTTAGAGGCCCAAAAAAGCAGTGACCTCAGCTGGCGCTTCTGCGTCCAGCAACTGCCGGAGGGCCAGCAGGCGCTCAAAGAACTGCTGGCGCGCGGGCTCATCGAAAGTTATTTTGCCGCCGGTGAACGGGTCCGGCCCCGCACCCGCCAGTACGTCGCCCTTACCGGCGGCCCGAGCGGCCTCACTCCCCGGCAGCGCGAGGTGATCCACTGCCTCAGACGGCTGGGCGGCGAGGCGAGCGTCGAGCAACTGGTGGAGGCGGCGCACACGACCCGCTCGCTTATCCAGAACCTCGACAGGCTCGGGCACCTGCGCCTCTTCGAGCGCCAGGTGTTCCGCTCTGCCCACCACGCCGTTCCCGCCGATGCACCCAAGATCCTCACACCGCCCCAGCAGTGGGTGCTCGAAAAGTTGAACACTGCTCCGCCGGGGCCGGTGCTCTTAGAAGGGGTGACGGGTTCGGGCAAGACCGAGGTGTACCTGCAGGCGATTGCCCCGGTGCTGGCGCGGGGCGAGTCGGCCCTGGTGCTGGTGCCTGAGATTGGCCTCACCCCCCAGTTGGGCGATCGCTTCCGGGCACGCTTTGGCGAGCAGGTGCAGATCTATCACTCGGCCCTGTCGGAGGGCGAGCGCTTTGACGGCTGGCGGCGGATGCTCACCGGCGAGCCGCAGGTCGTCGTCGGTACCCGCTCGGCGATCTTTGCGCCGCTGCCCAGGCTGGGGCTTATCGTGCTCGACGAAGAGCACGATGGCTCCTACAAGCAGGACCGGCCCGCCCCCTGCTACCACGCCCGCACCGTCGCCCTCTGGCGCGCTGAGTTGTGCGGCTGCCCGCTGCTTTTAGGCTCCGCCACACCGGATCTGGCCAGTTTTAGAGCTGCTGCCGAAGGGCAGTACCTGCACCTGCAGATGAACGAGCGGGTGGCACAGCGGCCCTTACCGGCGGTCGAAGTGGTCGATATGCGCGAAGAATTGGATCGGGGCAACCTCACCCCCTTTAGCCGCACGCTGCAGCAGGCGCTCCAGCAGATGCACGCCGCCGGTCGCCAGGGAATTTTATTTATCAACCGGCGGGGCTACAGCACCTTCGTGCTCTGCCGCAGCTGCGGCGAGACGCTGCGCTGTCCCAACTGCGCCGTCTCGCTCACCTACCACCGCCTCGAAAGCGGCGAGCACCTGCGCTGCCACTACTGCAACTATGGCCGTCCCCAACCGCGCCACTGTCCCCACTGCCGCTCGCCCAACCTGCGCTACTTCGGAGCCGGTACCCAGCGCATCGCCGCCCAGTTGGCCGAACAGTTCCCGGCCCTGCGCGTCCTGCGCTTCGACCGCGACACCACCGCCCGCAAAGATGGCCACAGAGCGATCATCGAACAGTTCGCCCGCCAGCAGGCCGATATTCTCGTGGGCACCCAGATGCTCACCAAGGGCCTGGACCTGCCCCAGGTGACACTGGTAGGGATTCTGGCCGCCGATGGCCTCCTCAATCAACCGGATTTTCGAGCCGGTGAGCGGGCCTTTCAACTGCTTACCCAGGTGGCGGGCCGGGCGGGGCGGGGCGAGGAGCCGGGCCGGGTGATCCTCCAGACCTACGCTCCGGAGCATCCAGTGGTTCAGGCGGCGAGTGGCCACGACTACCGCCGCTTTGCAACGAGTGAACTGACTGAGCGCCGGGCACTGGGTTATCCGCCCTACGAACAGCTCATCTGTTTGCAGATAACGGGCAGCGAGCAGCAGTGGGTGATCGCCGCCGCCGAAGCGCTCGCGACGATGCTCGAAGGCGATGGAGCCTTTGAAGGGCAGCTGCTTGGACCTGCGCCCTGTACGGTCGAGCGCGTGGCGAATCGCTACCGCTGGCAACTGCTGATAAAAAATACCGCCGCTGCCGCCGGACGGGCGCGCCTGCAAGATCTGCTCGCCCTCTACGCAACACCTCCTGGCATCGGCGTCAGCGTCGATGTCGATCCGCTGCGGCTGCTCTAG